In Onychostoma macrolepis isolate SWU-2019 chromosome 17, ASM1243209v1, whole genome shotgun sequence, the DNA window tataaaaagttgttttaaattataataaaatttcactgtattactgtttttactgcattttctaccaaataaatgcatcccaggtgagcataagagacatatGCAATAAACGTAAGCATTAAATATGAGCATGAGATTAATGTTCAACAACATCAACATCAGtattattgaccccaaacttttgaatggtagtgtaaaacgaCCTGAACGAAGTGGAAAAACCCTTAAACAtccagtcatcatttactaactCTCATGTTGCTGTATGATTTGTGTAGAAcacaaaacttgaaattataaataatttgctAGTCACTTTTGCTATGCAGTCACAATGAATGTGGACAGAAACTCTCAAgcttaaaaaaatatcataaaactttggtttggaatgacaaatTAGTAAATTATGACAGCATTGTAATTTTGGGATGAAGCGTCTCTCTAAAGACCTATTTCTACCTGATCTGACCCTTAAAAATGTCTTTCACTGGTGTATCCTAATCCAGTCAGGTTGGTTCTGtcatattaaatcatattttagcTTGAATAAAACCAATTAATTTAGATAATACCACGAGGCACTTTTTAGGGTCACCTGGCAAAACGTTTTTACACTGAAGCAGATAGCATGATATTAAATTACTGATACAAACAAGCTAAACGTGAAGCACATTTAGCTGTCAGATGCAGTTAAGAGATACTCTTAATTAAATGTCCATAATAACCGTGTTGGCAAAATGAGATAATGGCAGCAAATGACTGCATGCTAAACACTATTAAGTATGTTACACCTCTGTCAGTGGTGCAGATAATTAATGTTAAGTGTCCCAGCATGTTTTATCAGGTCTTTGCTGTTAGTCCTCTCTCAATTCTCTTACGGCCTTCTCTAAATAATTCCCATGATATTTAACAGTTTGTCAAGAAGCTGTGTGGGAGGCCTTCCGGATCTTTCTTGACAGAGTTCCTGACACCATGGAGTACCAGCAGTGGGTGTACGCCTGTCAGAGAGACTCGCTTTGCATGGAGGATCTGGCCCGAAATTTTAGTAGCACACAGGAGCATCTTGACATGGTAGCCAGAGTGAGTAGCTGCTCGTGTCCGTTGCCAATTCAGTCCATTCGTCTTGCCAATACAGTCTAAATGTGCCAATATTATTCAATTGAAAAAGGCTTTTTCGTAATTCACAAAGACGTTTATATCATTTACAGAGAGTGAATGCTCAAGATGAACAGAAGAGGTAAGAATCCTGAAGGCTTCTTGGTTTCAGTATTCATGGTATGGCGAGTTACTTGTCTTCATTTTGGGCTCGAACCCTTCAGAATGTCTAGAATGAGGTCACCTGACTAGTGGGAGATGATAAAATCTCAGCCTGtcctttaaaaaacaaagtttGTTCATATTTGGTGGCCTAGCTAAACACTGCTCTCTGACCTGATCCACTTTAATAAGAGGGATCTGTGCCCAGATATATTACGCTTGGGTGTTAGAGCCACACAAACATACCCGGGCTTATATGCAGTCAACCCCTTTATCGGGGACAAtgaattttattgcatttatcaTTCTTGGATTGATTTGTCCCTTCTCGACatgttttcaattattttagggCTCTCACACCTGCACCAGGCGAGAAATGTAAGTCCTTACCATCCGAATGAGAAAGAAATACTGGTTGATCTTATAAAAACGTGACTGATTGATGGCTTTTTATGCTTCAGGTTCAAAGAGTCCTGCAGAGCTTTTGATCATGGAATCTGACAGCGTACGGCCACTAACTCGTGCTTTTTAGAATATGCACTTAACATACTGATGAAgttagaaacaaacaaattgaCTATTCTCTGATCTGATAGGAAACTGGGGCACCAGATGTTGTCCCTCAGAGGCTGGTAGAGCACATTGTGGAGTTCAGTGTGACTATAGTAGACCCCGCACTACTGAGGGATCCAGGCAGCCCTCGATATGAAGACTTCACTCGCAATCTTCATGAGAAGGTTAGGTGAAATCAACTATTAAACATGTGCCATTTTACACAGGTCAAGCGGTTTCAAGCTACTAACAGACGAATTGCATCTCACCTGAGCCTGTGTGATGATGTTGAGCTTACAGAAGGCGAATATTGAAGCAGGAACATTGATAAAATAAGCAGGAACGCGGTTATGAAACCTgataaaagaaatacattttaagggGTAGTGAGTGATAACTGTaataaaagaaatgaaatgcatttttgttaAGAACATTCTAGAACATctcaaagtgaaaaaaaaaaacacaaattactACAGTAGGTTTGAAAGTAGCTTACAGGAAAAGATCAAAAACAGGAAAGCCAAACAAGAATTGGGTAACTACAAAAGCAGGCATAAGATTAGTTCAAATAAGACCAGAGCCGTGGCACATGATTTTACAGCGTGGCAGCATGATgaacaattcaaaatatgagGTTATGTAACCAACTGTGCATAACTGatttaattattacaaatatgcctaaaatgttttcatttacactTTTGCAGATGCTGCATGTGTTTGACAAACTTCCAGGGTTTAAAGAGATTCGGGTGCTGGGATTTCGGTAAGTTGATGCTGGAACTGTGGGATTCACAAGATATTACAGTCCATTGAACTTGAAAATTGAATCTTTGGATGGGTAATTCTCTCACAGGGGCAACTTGGGGTACGTATTTGAAGAAATACTAGGCAAATTGCGTTCAGAACAACTGTGTTTACTGTACCATTATGCTTTGTTGTACTGTAGACTGTGTAACACAACATGCTTGTTCATTACCTTATGATCTTATGATAGTAGCATTTGGGAAAATTGTAGTAATTAACCCTCATGTACTTTTAAGAATGACTTTACATCCCCAAAAATCACAAATCCTGTGCATgtgaaaatgaattttaaaataaacccaTATTATTTAGCTTCCAATTAGACAGCTGCCAAAAGTGAATCTCTACAATATGTACACTAATCAGTTCTCATAAGATTTGAAAAAGTCATTAAGTATTACCCTGACAGGCCAATGATAAGTATGATTTTTGAGCTGTTAAAATATCCTTGGGGTCCTTCGGCCCCAAAGAGAACATGAGGGCTTAGACAGACAGTCAGGTTAATACAAGTCCATGCAAAAGTCATGCAAACCAATTCCCTTCATAACATCGGTCAGCCCTGAAGGTGCGGCAGCAAGCTATGCTGTAGTGTTTGAGACTGATGGGACACAGGCCATAGGTGATACAGACTCCACCGATGAATATGGCATAAAGGGAGTCCTAAAGGGCATGGTGGTGAAGGCACTAAGTGAGGACACATCACTTCCTTTGGACGTGCTTTCCCTTACTTTCAAACCAGGTACACAAAATCAATACAATCGATATAAGAGCCCTAGACAGACTGCAAATATTTAACCTTACCTGATTCGCCTTCTTTAACAGCAGGCAAGCAGGAGAATATGAGATCCAGTACTGAAATCAGCAAAGAATCAAGATTTTTTCCTGGCGAAATGATTACACAGTCCACAAAAGCCAGCTCGGAGGACACTATAGCACCTTCTGGAAGTATGGGCATCTCTTTTGGAGATCTGGGCACTGATAGGACTCAAACAGATTTGGGTGAGGGAACAGGAAGGAGAGATACACCGAAATTACCTGATATATCATTCCACTTTCCCACGCAACCAGTAGCCACAGAGCTAATTAGCATCTCCCTCATTGAGGATTCAAAGACAGAAAGTCTAACCACTGAGGGCACTTCAGCGACCGAAGGTAAATCTTTCATATTTGTAGTGAGTATACAAGAGCACTTGCTTCCGAACTAAGACCCTTAAGTTAGGCAGcctaaaaaatgaaagaattaaTTGTAATTTCGCATTAGATGCATTTTCAAAGACTCTCTGAAACTGGTTCTTTGTTTTCAAGGTTTGCCAAGAAGCACTACAGTGGACTACCTATCAAAGTGGTCGGAAGTCAAAGAGGATGTGGGAAATGAGATTGTTGCCACAGCTGCACCACTGGACTTGGAGTCTTTTGAAGTAGCAAAAGCATCTTCTTCAACTCAACCTGAAATGGATTTTGATATAACACCAGAGGCCACTTCTGCAGAGGCAACATCATCAATCTTGACAACCCTAATCCCTACAGAACGAGCTCATGATGCAATATTTCATGAAGATGACACAATTGGCCCATCTGAACCTTTAGAGACCTCTACCGAAGGTCTTCCTTCATACCCTAAAGGTCCAGTTGAGTCGCCCACTTCAATTGACCTTAGTGACCATGTAGAGTCTCCATCTGTCGGTGCCACTGTAGACACACTCCATCAAAAGGTGCCCCCACTTGGACTTACAACTCCAAAACCAATTCTGCCTGTGGCAATTCCCTCTGAGTTAACGCCCACAAAAGACCTCATTTCACACCTGACCCCGGACAATTTCCTGGATGAAGAGGGACAGACTCTCTGGACAGTTTCACCTCCCCCACATGAAGGTAGTACAGATATTGACAGAGATGTTGAACAGGCTGATGAGGAGGACGATACACTGGACTCTGGGAGTGGATTCCCTTCAGAGGTCGACGAGAATCCACAATCCTCGGCTCGTCCTCTAGGTTACGTTACCACTCCTTCAATGATGGCTTCTAACCAGGCCAAAGAGTTAGTGGTGTTTTTTAGTGTACGTGTGACTAATATGATGTTTTCGGAGGATCTTTTCAACAAGAGTTCCCCCGAGTACAAATCACTGGAGAACACGTTTCTTGAACTGGTAGGTAAACACACTTTTGTCTTTGACTTTATCTTGTTGCATGCCTTTCTATCCTCCATTTGTTGTTAGCTTTTCCATTTGTGTTGCAGTGCATTTGTCTGCAGGGATTTGACAGATGGCATCTGAGAATAGTGTTGTTCGAAatgtaatatacatttttctataAAGCCTTTGTATAAAGGCTTTGGGTGACTGACAGAGAAGTgaattacatttctgtacattttgcACGAGGATACTCATTTTGTCACTTCAAATGTTTTCCTCTGAACTTTGTTTATCTTACATTACAATttagacagaaaaacacagaatgaaTCCCTGTATGGCCATTTCAAAACAATTAAGCAATCTCAAACGAGCAAGAACGGTGTAGTACTGAATATCAGCTCAGTTATAGTTCAACCGTAAACATAAGGCCACATGTAATCACAACCATGATCAAAACAGTTCAATATACAAGAAGTAAAAATTGTGTACCCTCATTTTTTAGACAAAATTTCACCAGTTTGTAATATCTTTTTCTCTGCcaacaaaaaaatgctccagAATAAACCAAACCATCAAGCTTTGCATGTCACCATGCAACAAAAACTTGAAATGCATATAAGTGGAGCAATTTTTCCTCCCTGTTCAAAGGTATGCATAATCACTCCATTCCAGCTTGACTccctttttgtcattttctgcTCTCCGGTCACTCCacacacactggagagaaaACCTGCCCCGAACAATCCTAACACAAGAGAAAACACATATGCTTCAACTTTCAAAAAACCCAGTTCTCATCCAAGAACAAACACTCCACTTCCACTCTGCACCACTCATATACAACGTGTACAAGAGTGCTACAAATATGAAACTTTCAGACCGCCTCTTGGCCAATCATATTACAGTTTCACAACTAAGTGTTGTTGTTCATATTCagattatattttgtaatatcatgttttttcaaCTAGAGGCAATTCTCTGAACCAAGTGACTCGCCAAACCCCGAGGCTTCTAGTCAAGTGACTGAGAGAGAACAGAAGACATTAGCCTCAATACCGGTACATCTATATCCAAACTTCAAAATGCACTTTTTGCCACTAAATTCTGCACTTTTGTCTAACAACTTCCCACTTCTGATCTTACTGATCAAAAACTGACTTTTATAACTGCAGATCAATGAGCTCTCTAACCAGCATTAACCAAAGCTAAACGCTTACTCTGTCGTTCCATCTGCCCAACCTGCAATATTTTTTCGTTAGTTGTTTTATTCTTGATAGTGTGAATGTTGCCTTATTGCTCTGAGcaaattttggtttctcaggtTTCTCAGTGCACACTAACATTAATATGTGTATAGAATATGTTGTCATATCAAATGCTGAAACTGTATATCTgtaaataatcttgtttttcttatttgtgtAAAACACAGAGGAACCAGTTTCACAATCTTGTTGAATTAAATGACCAAAAACACAGAGCATGCCAAAAAAAATACCTCAGGGACATGATGTCTAGTTTTGTTTCTCTAAATCTGCTTTTAGTTGGTTAGGCAGCCTAATGATTTTGAATTGTTCTTCGGTGAGACATGTCCTTGAATGTAATCAGTCTCCAAATGTTGTGTGTTACAACAATGACAAAGcacttttgttgattttgaaatTAACAGCTCAATTAATTCTttgtaataaaaacaattcaaagagATATAGTAGCTGCTTTGTGGCTTATTTCTGAATGATTCTGGGAGACTGCAATCACAagatacatatataaaaaaaactaattgtcAACCTAGACTGGTCCAGACTGATTTTCATCTGAGTTAAAGACTACAGCAATGTCTATTCCTAACTATTCTTGTGCAGCTTTATTATACTCATTATTTAGAACAGCTCTAAAGGGTATGGATGCTCTTGTGCAATTTACAACATCTATATGTTCTGTTCTTtaagatattattttcatttttttttttttttttttcatttgtataaaTCCCAAGACACAAAAACTCCATTTCCAATAAAGTGGTTGCCCAAACTAGTATTGTGTTGTAGTTCCAAGTCACCAGACTAACAACAGTGCTATGAGAACTTTTGGATTATGACATGAACTACTAAAAATCTGCTCAGAAGCTACTCTGGTAAGTATCTAGGTAAAATGGCCATAAAATTAGTTCATTGATTCATAAATGGGCTTTTAAAGGATAATCTGATAACCTCTAGATATTTATGTTCTTGCGAATTCTGAAAAAGGAACATTGATTTTCCACCATACACATCAATTTTGCCCATTTATAATTCAACGATAGCTTTTGTAGAGACGGTTGTAATATTTTGGTCCTTTACTAGGTTTGCATTGATTTCTGCCTTTCAACCTTGTAGGATGCTCATTTACTCATGTCTCTACTGGTTTGTGTAGCAACCATCTCGATTGGACATGGAGAACAAataagtatttaattttttcattaaaatacgataacattttaaaaatatatttttattaagtattaaATATAACCAATTATAGAACAGAACAGCACTCAAAGAGATCCCTATGAACCAGTAGATACAAGTGTAAGCAACATGCTAGAATGAGTGTGAGAATCAGTATTCAAGAATGGGGATATGCTACAATGCTGCTGTCTGTGATAATTCTTTCATTAACCTATTTGGAAATGAGTGCTACTGTATATATTAGATGATTCCTTCTGTCCTGTGACGGCAATCAAAGGTCACGACACTGGCATGAGCTAGACAGTAACATTGATTGAGGCTGAGCTCTGAGTCACAACGTGCCCTGTGGGAAAGAATAACACCTGCTCTGCCCTGGCACTTAGCCGAGAGGTGAGAGGTTGATCATGACTGGCAGATCAGGTCTACCTCCAAATACAGATTACCTCCTGTTATACAGAAGTGCGCTTAGTTAATACAACAGCATCCCAGGCCAGGCCTGTGTGCTCCTTCTCACGCTCCATGTTCGCTCCACATTGACTATTTAACAAttagtaatatttcagtaatattagtaatcatttaaatttaattaaattaaacaaaaattttcaaaatgttaatgcaaacatttaaaatattaaaaaatattcattaaaataattttaaatatgaattatattttgaataatacatttttgtttaaatatttagaatTGTTAGTTACCTCCTATTATACAGATATGGCCTTCACTCCTTTTGTGCGCCTTCTCACTCTCCATGCACTATTAAATGAttactaatatttaatattttaaaataaacctttaaattttaattaaattaaacaaaaatggtaaaaaaaatttgatttgaaatctaaaaaaatctaaatcattAACTATTTAATATTGTCAcccattatatttaaaaatattcattaaaatattaattaaattttaaatacatttttatttaaatattttaaattgctttACTCCTTTTGTTCACTCTCCATTTActattaaatgattaataatatttaaaattataaacacacacacacacacacacacacacacatatatatatatatatatatatatatacatatacacacacaattttaaatattatgataatttaattatttaaaaaatatattacaaataaaaatgttatattaaatgtaatttgaatacatcattttaatttaaaattttaaaaagattattttttgaCTTTCAGATTTCAAAAGTTAATTCCTGATTAtccatttattattaaatgattaaaaatattttcattttaattcattacaTTAAACTAAAATTGTAAGGTGCAAAtggtgaattaaaaaataatatgcaaaTCTAATTTGAGAGATTTGAGACACTAATAATCTGTGACTCTTATGCGAATAAATCATATCCTCGAGTCTTCCATCTTTTGTGTGACTGGCGCAATCAAGCTCTTGAAATCTTGAGCCGAGATGAATGACTGAGCTGCTATGCCCTATTTCTCCTGAACAACCGTCTTTATCTCTAACTGGCCCTCCTCATGCAGAATGAAATGAGCACTGAGAAGGTTTTGCATATTGTAATAGGATGAGAGACAGACACTGGCCAAAATCGTTCAGTTTCTAGCAGCTGAGGAGAATTGCTTCAGAATTGACAATCCCAAAAGTTTCGCATCTGAGCTGCGTTACATTCATGCACAATTAACCAGTCTGCACTAGTCAGCAATGATGAAAGAGCAGTCGCAACTCTCTCATTTCACATTTATCTCTGCTTCACTCCCACAGCTCCTGCCGTATCTACAGTCAAACCTGACTGGATTTAAGGAGCTGGAGATTCTGAACTTCAAGAACGGCAGCGTGGTGGTAAACAGCAAGATGAAATTAGACAAACCGGTTCCATACAACGTTACGGAGACGGTGCAGTGTGTGCTCGAAGACTTCTGCAATGCGGCGTCTAAGAGATTAGACTTGGAAATCGACTCCCAATCAGTGGATGTAGAAGCAGGTAAGCGCGTGTCGAAAGGAGAAATCAGATCGTGTTCCTTATTAAAGAAATgtttgcccaaaaatgaaacttctttcattatttactcaccatcatgtcgttaaaaaacctgcatgactttcttttttctgtggatcacaattaagacatttaagaagaaaaaaaatccatacagtggaagtcaatggggtccaaatgttttttgtgtgtgtgtgtgtgtgtgtgtgttctgctgaaaaaactcatacaggtttagaaagacacgagggtgagtaaatgataacagaattttcatatttgagtgaagtatccctttaaccttcataatgcattcaaaatctGTATACATTTCTTCACATTAGTGTTTGATATAACAGTCACAACTTAGAAATTGCACATAAACCACCCCAAAAACCtatgatgaaatatatattatattcaatatatttcaatactgaTGAGAAATCTTATTTGAATATATCATTGTatgaattttataaaaatgcataaccTGAGAATTATCTGTATTGAACCCCACTGGAATGAACAGAATTTAATTACATTCCTTCAACTTTATTACTCATGACTGCTCAAAAAAAAACCCTACATATTTCtaacaaaacaacataaatattaaaagaaactaaataataaaatacattgcaAAAACTTTAACTTTCAGATGAAAAAGTCAACAATTATTCATGCAGCAATGATTCTAAATAGGTGTACATATCCATGTACATATTATCATCAAAATACTTGTGTGAAAACAGGCGAAATATATtctacaaaagttttttttgacactaatataattttatagcaaatttaacaaaaaacatttttgacacCAAGTGGtactacatacatacatacctgGGTCCAAAATGACCCAAACACACaacatgtaacatttatttatttatttt includes these proteins:
- the impg1b gene encoding interphotoreceptor matrix proteoglycan 1: MPLKTGLFLILFLFTLQATRIKELTADDLILRIRNVKYRHFLETPQPMKQLTDGRDSLSLDAHRAKRSALFNTGVKVCPQESIAEVITSHKAYYKLRVCQEAVWEAFRIFLDRVPDTMEYQQWVYACQRDSLCMEDLARNFSSTQEHLDMVARRVNAQDEQKRALTPAPGEKCSKSPAELLIMESDSETGAPDVVPQRLVEHIVEFSVTIVDPALLRDPGSPRYEDFTRNLHEKMLHVFDKLPGFKEIRVLGFRPEGAAASYAVVFETDGTQAIGDTDSTDEYGIKGVLKGMVVKALSEDTSLPLDVLSLTFKPDCKYLTLPDSPSLTAGKQENMRSSTEISKESRFFPGEMITQSTKASSEDTIAPSGSMGISFGDLGTDRTQTDLGEGTGRRDTPKLPDISFHFPTQPVATELISISLIEDSKTESLTTEGTSATEGLPRSTTVDYLSKWSEVKEDVGNEIVATAAPLDLESFEVAKASSSTQPEMDFDITPEATSAEATSSILTTLIPTERAHDAIFHEDDTIGPSEPLETSTEGLPSYPKGPVESPTSIDLSDHVESPSVGATVDTLHQKVPPLGLTTPKPILPVAIPSELTPTKDLISHLTPDNFLDEEGQTLWTVSPPPHEGSTDIDRDVEQADEEDDTLDSGSGFPSEVDENPQSSARPLGYVTTPSMMASNQAKELVVFFSVRVTNMMFSEDLFNKSSPEYKSLENTFLELRQFSEPSDSPNPEASSQVTEREQKTLASIPLLPYLQSNLTGFKELEILNFKNGSVVVNSKMKLDKPVPYNVTETVQCVLEDFCNAASKRLDLEIDSQSVDVEAADHTDPCKFMACNEFSRCVVNTLTSEPECLCDPGYSTVDGNPCTSICDLQPEYCLNGGQCEIIPGHGAACRCPVGNFWHYHGERCNELVSVPVDPLLLVACMVGSLSVVCAVIGILIFINKKCIRTRKTMRLVRSQPAFPFGNTMRVNPVFENDDGVLTHVSSMLCPMSSDSASSQHSGQGTFRSLESLQLSIENPRQLYTRRSEKLMSEMVDFHQCIPHNETCRMSSRSSCCFLRSPDSDSFEVTVL